One genomic segment of Microbacterium sp. ProA8 includes these proteins:
- a CDS encoding FAD-dependent oxidoreductase: MTASSTVPTSDLGNLRVAIVGAGPAGIYAGNILTNSVAEAGGSVSIDLFESLPAPYGLIRYGVAPDHPRIKGIVNSLHEMLDAGTTRFIGNVEVGRDIALDELQERYDAVIIATGAIRDAALDIPGIDLPGSYGAADFVAWFDGHPDVPTEWTLDQPEVAVIGNGNVALDVARVLAKHAVDLRSTEIADNVLAGLEASAVTDVHVFGRRGPADIKFTPIELRELGEVPNVDIVVHDEDFVDADPANAANNQLKVMLRVLNSWRTREATGAGRRLHLHFYHSPVEVLGDGKVEGIRFERTEPIGDGRVRGTGEFREIAVQQVYRAVGYYGTPVVGAPFDERAGVVSNVEGRVKDAARTDDAEAPAIPGLYATGWIKRGPVGLIGHTKSDAMETIAHLVADVEAGRLSAPAVDGDVLDVLDEREVAYTTWDGWLALDAHERDLGANHLHTRERVKVVPRDEQVGISRGALVR; encoded by the coding sequence CCGCGTCGCGATCGTCGGCGCCGGTCCCGCCGGCATCTACGCCGGCAACATCCTCACCAACTCGGTCGCCGAGGCCGGCGGATCCGTGTCGATCGACCTGTTCGAGTCGCTTCCCGCGCCGTACGGACTGATCCGCTACGGCGTCGCGCCCGACCACCCCCGCATCAAGGGCATCGTCAATTCGCTGCACGAGATGCTGGATGCCGGCACCACGCGGTTCATCGGCAACGTCGAGGTCGGACGCGACATCGCGCTCGACGAGCTGCAGGAGCGCTACGACGCCGTGATCATCGCGACCGGCGCCATCCGCGACGCCGCGCTCGACATCCCGGGCATCGACCTGCCGGGCTCGTACGGCGCCGCCGACTTCGTGGCGTGGTTCGACGGGCACCCGGACGTGCCCACCGAGTGGACGCTCGACCAGCCCGAGGTCGCCGTCATCGGCAACGGCAACGTCGCCCTCGACGTCGCGCGCGTGCTCGCGAAGCACGCGGTCGACCTGCGCTCCACCGAGATCGCCGACAACGTGCTGGCCGGTCTCGAGGCATCCGCCGTCACCGATGTGCACGTCTTCGGCCGTCGCGGCCCCGCCGACATCAAGTTCACGCCCATCGAGCTGCGTGAGCTCGGCGAGGTGCCGAACGTCGACATCGTCGTGCACGACGAGGACTTCGTCGACGCCGACCCGGCGAACGCGGCGAACAATCAGCTCAAGGTCATGCTGCGCGTCCTGAACAGCTGGCGCACGCGCGAGGCGACCGGCGCCGGCCGCCGCCTGCACCTGCACTTCTACCACTCGCCCGTCGAGGTGCTCGGCGACGGCAAGGTCGAGGGCATCCGCTTCGAGCGCACCGAGCCGATCGGCGACGGCCGGGTGCGCGGCACCGGCGAGTTCCGCGAGATCGCGGTGCAGCAGGTCTACCGCGCCGTCGGCTACTACGGCACGCCGGTGGTCGGCGCCCCGTTCGACGAGCGGGCCGGCGTGGTCTCGAACGTCGAGGGCCGGGTGAAGGACGCCGCGCGCACGGACGACGCTGAAGCCCCGGCGATCCCGGGCCTGTACGCCACCGGCTGGATCAAGCGCGGCCCTGTCGGCCTCATCGGCCACACCAAGTCCGACGCGATGGAGACCATCGCGCACCTCGTGGCGGACGTCGAGGCCGGGCGCCTCTCGGCCCCCGCCGTCGACGGCGACGTGCTCGACGTGCTCGACGAGCGCGAGGTCGCGTACACGACCTGGGACGGCTGGCTGGCCCTCGACGCGCACGAGCGCGACCTCGGCGCCAACCACCTCCACACGCGCGAGCGCGTCAAGGTCGTCCCGCGCGACGAGCAGGTCGGGATCTCCCGGGGAGCGCTCGTCCGGTGA
- a CDS encoding response regulator transcription factor, which translates to MSTVLVVDDDEDVGDVVAAYLRSAGLTVRRAADGIDALQAVVADRPDIVVLDLMLPGIDGLEVCRRLRQRSPELPIVMLTARGEEDDRIRGLEVGADDYVTKPFSPRELVLRVQSVLRRSAALTAEPGAPAELPDVAIDGDLVVDRRARRVHLAGSELSLTVREFDLLSWLVAHPGDALRRDDLMRDVWGWDFGDPSTVTVHVSRLRDKIEHDPAAPRRLVTVFGVGYRWDAAP; encoded by the coding sequence GTGAGCACGGTGCTGGTCGTCGACGACGACGAGGACGTCGGCGACGTCGTCGCCGCGTACCTTCGCAGCGCCGGCCTCACGGTGCGTCGGGCAGCGGACGGGATCGACGCGCTCCAGGCGGTCGTCGCGGATCGTCCCGACATCGTCGTGCTCGACCTCATGCTGCCCGGCATCGACGGCCTCGAGGTCTGCCGGCGGCTCCGGCAGCGGTCGCCGGAGCTGCCGATCGTGATGCTGACCGCGCGGGGCGAAGAGGACGACCGCATCCGCGGACTCGAGGTCGGGGCCGACGACTACGTGACCAAGCCCTTCAGCCCCCGCGAGCTGGTGCTGCGGGTGCAGTCGGTGCTGCGGCGCAGCGCCGCACTCACCGCAGAACCAGGGGCGCCGGCGGAGCTGCCCGACGTTGCGATCGACGGAGATCTCGTGGTCGACCGGCGAGCACGCCGCGTGCACCTGGCCGGCAGCGAGCTCTCACTCACCGTGCGTGAGTTCGACCTGCTCTCGTGGCTGGTCGCCCACCCGGGCGACGCCCTGCGCCGCGACGACCTGATGCGGGACGTGTGGGGCTGGGACTTCGGCGACCCGTCGACCGTGACCGTGCACGTCAGCCGCCTGCGCGACAAGATCGAGCACGACCCGGCTGCGCCGCGCCGGCTCGTGACCGTGTTCGGCGTCGGGTATCGATGGGATGCCGCGCCGTGA
- a CDS encoding DUF2795 domain-containing protein, which yields MSDNLDFIELQKYLGGVDYPASREDLVATARENGAPDELVSMLEEAGADSFDDPTDVSQAVTRD from the coding sequence ATGAGCGACAACCTCGACTTCATCGAGCTGCAGAAGTACCTCGGCGGCGTCGACTACCCTGCCAGCCGCGAGGACCTCGTGGCCACCGCCCGCGAGAACGGCGCGCCCGACGAGCTGGTCTCGATGCTCGAGGAGGCCGGCGCCGACTCGTTCGACGACCCCACCGACGTGAGTCAGGCCGTCACGCGGGACTGA
- a CDS encoding NAD(P)/FAD-dependent oxidoreductase encodes MTDSLPTAETTEVDVVIIGGGPAGLSAALNLGRARASVVVVDAGRPRNAATLRSHGFLTRDGVPPLELRKLARAELAAYPNVRVLDRTVVTALLENEGEGGLRFIAALQGRGAGIPPAVAARSVLVATGLRETLPDIASLRAYYGMTIFSCAACDAWELQDRPLALIGETPDLAARARLIARWTDRLTVFTNGSDAVDTVEEAELAASGIVVERRAIADLEGDRGAVSAVRLVDGTRVEIDGGFVRPQWHPALDFVSGIELERDEFGNLVTDRSGRTSVAGLYAAGDAASPGPQQLIVAAGQGARAAAVLVHDLVGVRTAH; translated from the coding sequence ATGACTGATTCCCTTCCGACGGCGGAGACCACCGAGGTCGACGTCGTCATCATCGGCGGCGGTCCCGCCGGGCTGTCGGCGGCGCTCAACCTCGGCCGCGCGCGCGCCTCGGTCGTGGTGGTGGACGCGGGACGGCCACGCAACGCCGCGACGCTGCGCTCGCATGGTTTCCTCACCCGCGACGGCGTCCCGCCGCTCGAGCTGCGCAAGCTCGCCCGCGCCGAGCTCGCCGCGTACCCGAACGTGCGCGTGCTCGATCGCACCGTCGTCACGGCGCTGCTCGAGAACGAGGGCGAAGGCGGGCTGCGGTTCATCGCCGCGCTGCAGGGCCGCGGCGCCGGCATCCCGCCCGCCGTAGCGGCGCGCTCCGTGCTCGTGGCGACCGGACTGCGCGAGACGCTGCCCGACATCGCGAGCCTGCGCGCCTACTACGGCATGACGATCTTCAGCTGCGCGGCCTGCGACGCGTGGGAGCTGCAGGATCGCCCCCTCGCGCTGATCGGCGAGACTCCCGACCTGGCCGCCCGCGCGCGGCTGATCGCGCGCTGGACCGACCGCCTCACCGTCTTCACGAACGGGTCGGATGCCGTGGACACGGTCGAAGAGGCCGAGCTCGCGGCATCCGGGATCGTCGTCGAGCGGCGCGCGATCGCCGACCTCGAAGGCGACCGCGGCGCGGTGTCGGCCGTGCGCCTCGTCGACGGCACGCGCGTCGAGATCGACGGCGGGTTCGTGCGGCCGCAGTGGCACCCGGCGCTCGATTTCGTCAGCGGCATCGAGCTCGAGCGCGACGAGTTCGGCAACCTGGTCACCGACCGCTCCGGGCGCACGTCGGTCGCGGGGCTGTATGCCGCCGGGGATGCCGCGTCCCCGGGTCCGCAGCAGCTCATCGTCGCCGCGGGTCAGGGTGCGCGGGCCGCCGCCGTGCTCGTGCACGACCTCGTCGGGGTGCGCACCGCCCACTAG
- the fdxA gene encoding ferredoxin: MTYVIALPCVDVKDRACIDECPVDCIYEGDRSLYIHPDECVDCGACEPVCPVEAIYYEDDLPDEWQDYYKANVEFFDDIGSPGGAAKTGVIAKDHPVIAALPPQGDGHD; the protein is encoded by the coding sequence GTGACGTATGTGATCGCCCTGCCGTGCGTCGATGTGAAGGACCGCGCCTGCATCGACGAGTGCCCGGTGGACTGCATCTACGAGGGCGACCGATCGCTGTACATCCACCCCGACGAGTGCGTCGACTGCGGCGCCTGCGAGCCGGTCTGCCCGGTCGAGGCGATCTACTACGAAGACGACCTGCCCGACGAGTGGCAGGACTACTACAAGGCCAACGTCGAGTTCTTCGACGACATCGGCTCCCCCGGCGGCGCCGCCAAGACCGGCGTCATCGCGAAGGACCATCCGGTCATCGCGGCGCTTCCTCCCCAAGGAGACGGCCATGACTGA